The following nucleotide sequence is from Triticum dicoccoides isolate Atlit2015 ecotype Zavitan chromosome 7B, WEW_v2.0, whole genome shotgun sequence.
GTAATCAGTGTTTCCAAAAATCTGAAGTTATATATTATATATTTTATAATAATATTGGTCATATCTACAATATAGTTTAGAATTTGGACCCTATATAGAGCATTCCAAAAATTGTAGATATATTTGCTTTGAATCAAATCTAGTCTCTTTTTCTCTAGAAAATTCCTATAACTTTCTAGAAAACATTTTGTAGCTTTGGATCAAATTTCAAGTTTAGGTCTTCATAATTAGGTTAAAAAAGCACAAGAAGAAAATAGTCCAAAGTAAGTATAACTTAATTACATATTCAGGGCACGGTAGTAGTTGAATCCCCCGGTGAAACCAGACTTGTCAAACTGGGTCGTGTAGTACTTGAGGTCCTCCTCTGTGATCCAGCTCGGCAAGGGCACCTCATCATCTGGTGAGCCCCACCCGCTCTTCGGGATGAACAGTGGGCCAGGAGTTCGATCAGCGAAAAACTTTCTTAGCACCAACTCTGTACCAAGGCGTTTGAATTCTGCTTCAATTGCCCCAGGCTCCTACAATTAAATTAGCACCAGATCGGTCATGTTGATTTCGCGTGCAACTCCGGAGACAATATATGGATTGAAAAGGCAATGGTTTCATCACTCATGAAATCTCTGTAAAATAAAGTGGCATTTAACTGTTCTTAGGTTGTAGAGCGCTCTATCTGTTATACACTCACTTTGTTAACCAACTTTCAAAACAAGTATGGCTTCAGGCTCGCAGCAAGACTTTCGCCTTGCATGGTAGCATCTACGTACCTGGAAGCTGCAGATGTAAAAGTCGTCGCCGTAGAGAGCCCTGACAGCATCGATGGGCTTCACCGCCGGGCTCCGAGGGATGAAGGGGACGCTCAAGGCGACCAGCGCCTTCACCCTGTCAGGCCGGAACAGGCACAGGCTCCAGGCTATTATGGCGCCCCAGTCGTGCCCCACCACGAAGACCCGCTCCTGGCCGAGGGAGTCGATGAGCGCGACAAGGTCGCCGACGATATGCAGCGCGGTGTACTGGTCCGGGCCGGCGGAGGGCGCCTCGGAGTCGCCGTAGCCGGGCATGTCGGGGGCGACGGGGCGGTAGCCCGCCGCGGCCAGCGCGGGCATCTGGTGTCGCCAGGTGTACCACAGCTCCGGGAACCCGTGCAGCAGCAGCACCACGGGCGCGCCCGCCGGGCCGGCCTCCGCGACGTGCAGGCGCACCCCGTTGACCTCGACGCTGCGGTGCGTGATGACGCCGTCGGAAGCCATGTCTTGGTTAGTTCGCGGTGACGAACTGACGATGGGAGTAAGCAGGAGCAGCAGCTGGCTTAGAGCTCGTTGAGGTTGATGGTGGATGTGGCTGGACTGGACGGGCCGGAACGCACTATATATAAGGAGTGTGGGTGGATCGCAGGGGTTGCGTGTTCTGCAGGCGCATGCATGGTTGCGGGTGCAAGAGTATTGCACGACATCTCCATGTCGCCTCGTTCTTTCCGCCCCCTGCTTAAGGCCTTGATACGCTGTTTATCAGAGCTGGTTTCGTGTAATCTCTTCGAACCGTGTAACAAACTAAAATCACGTTTGGGTGGCCCAACAGAAATGTGGATAAGCAGAATTGGGTTTTCAGAAAGCCAGAAAAATGCATCTTGTGAAAAACCACCAATACTCGTTTATGTACAAACACGTTTACAGAACGGGACGataataactgccacacgtgtgggcattaatGGATCTGCCCACACGTTTTATGTGGTGTTTAAAAGGACCAGCTCACAcgtctacgtgtgggcaaaacaactagcgcTCACACTCTTTTTTTTCCTTGCGGTCCCTTTTAcacgcctacgtgtgggcaaaacatgtTCCCCGCCTGTAAGTAGGTCACCGGGAACATTtgatggcgtggcgagctcgggctggGTCGAGCAACTATAGGAACAGAGAAAGAACGACAAGCAGGATTGCCAGTTTGGGGGAAGAAGCCGAATCGCGTGAGCTTACGGAAGAAACAGGAGAAAAGTACTAACGTACTAATCCAAACACGTTTTTATCACATCTTGTGTCAACGATTTTCTCACCCAAACGAGTTATTCCACGCACCCATTGTAACATAAATTCTCCCCTAAACTGGTTTTCCTAAAAACACTCTTAAAGACTGTTTTCCAAATTCTAGGTTTTATTTTTGATATCCAAACAACCATTAAGGGCATTTCTAACTGATCCCTTATAATCGGTTAAAATTTTACTTCTCTAACCATCACCCAGCCGATCCCCAATTCGCTGTAAGAGAGTAAATTTTTTACTCCAGCCTCAACTTTCTCCCTAAATATACTCCACTGAGACAGGTTGGAATAAAATTTCCTTCGCACACTCGCCTCCCCCTGCTTGGCCTGCATGACCCCATGCACACCGCCGCCGGTGCCGTGACCCCATGCGCGAGCCCCACCGTCGTCGCCGCCTCCTTACCTGCTTTGCTCAGTCTCGCCATGGTTGTCGCCTCCTCACCTGCTATGATCGGTCGTGCCATGGCCAGGTCTCCCTCCTCATCTGCTCTGCTTAAGCATGTGATGGCCGATCTGGGCGCAGGGGACGATGTGGAGGCAACAGGCAGCTGGTGGTGGAGGCAGGGCCACGACGAGGTTCACACTGCTGGTGGGGGCATGAGCTCCTCGAGGCCATGAGGGCTTCACCGGCAGCCCTGGTTCTCTGCTCGCCCCTGGCCACGCCCGCCACCAAccgcgcagggtttcgcctaagcactacgacagtatgaccggaggagtaaacggtggagggggccaccgcacacggctaagaacaattgatgtgcctagaggtgccccacccccgcccccgtatataaaggagggagaggggaggaggccggccctagggcgcgcgccatggggggagtcctactaggactcctagtcctagtcgccccccttccttctaacggagggggaagggggaaggagagggagagggagaaggaaaggggggccgcgccccctccccttgtccaattcggactccccatggggggaggGGCCACCCCCTTGCGGGGCCGCcttgcctctcccctatggcccatgaggcccattacttcccccggggggttccggtaacccctcggtactccgataaattccccaaacactccggaacaattcc
It contains:
- the LOC119337008 gene encoding epoxide hydrolase A-like, with the translated sequence MASDGVITHRSVEVNGVRLHVAEAGPAGAPVVLLLHGFPELWYTWRHQMPALAAAGYRPVAPDMPGYGDSEAPSAGPDQYTALHIVGDLVALIDSLGQERVFVVGHDWGAIIAWSLCLFRPDRVKALVALSVPFIPRSPAVKPIDAVRALYGDDFYICSFQEPGAIEAEFKRLGTELVLRKFFADRTPGPLFIPKSGWGSPDDEVPLPSWITEEDLKYYTTQFDKSGFTGGFNYYRALNMTWELTSPWTGAEIMVPTKFTVGNLDLTYNIAGAKVFINKGGLKKFVPLLDDVVIMKDVGHFINEEKPEEISALIIGFIKKFN